A DNA window from Arachis duranensis cultivar V14167 chromosome 3, aradu.V14167.gnm2.J7QH, whole genome shotgun sequence contains the following coding sequences:
- the LOC107481311 gene encoding benzaldehyde dehydrogenase, mitochondrial, which produces MASSSTRISRLLSRSSASLFSRGGKGYLGAGFSRYSTATALEEEPIKPAVQVEHTQLLIGGKFVDALSGKTFPTLDPRTGEVIAHVAEGHSEDVDRAVAAARKAFDQGPWPKMTAYERQRILLRAADLLEKHNDELAALETWDNGKPYEQSAQIEIPMLVRLFRYYAGWADKIHGMTVPADGQYHVQTLHEPIGVAGQIIPWNFPLLMFAWKVGPALACGNTIVLKTAEQTPLSALYAAKLFHEAGLPEGVLNMVSGFGPTAGAALASHMDVDKLAFTGSTDTGKVVLELAARSNLKPVTLELGGKSPFIVCEDADVDQAVELAHFALFFNQGQCCCAGSRTYVHERVYDEFVEKAKARALKRIVGDPFKSGIEQGPQIDSEQFEKILKYIRSGVQSGATLETGGDRLGSKGFYVQPTVFSNVEDGMLIAKEEIFGPVQSILKFKDLDEVIERANNTRYGLAAGVFTKNIDTANTLTRALRVGTVWVNCFDTFDAAIPFGGYKMSGQGREKGEYSLKNYLQVKAVVTPLKNPAWL; this is translated from the exons atggcttcttcttcaaccagGATCTCCAGGCTTCTCTCTCGCTCCTCCGCCTCTCTCTTTTCGCGAG GTGGGAAGGGTTACCTTGGTGCAGGATTCAGCAGATATAGCACTGCCACTGCCCTTGAAGAAGAACCAATTAAACCAGCAGTGCAAGTAGAACACACCCAACTCCTGATTGGTGGGAAATTCGTTGATGCTCTTTCTG GTAAAACTTTTCCAACCTTGGATCCAAGAACAGGGGAAGTGATTGCTCATGTTGCTGAGGGTCACTCTGAAGATGTTGATAGAGCAGTTGCAGCCGCAAGAAAGGCATTTGATCAAGGGCCATGGCCTAAGATGACAGCCTAT GAAAGGCAAAGGATATTGTTGCGAGCTGCCGATCTGCTTGAGAAGCACAATGATGAGCTTGCAGCACTTGAGACCTGGGATAATGGGAAGCCATATGAACAATCTGCTCAGATTGAAATCCCAATGCTTGTTCGCCTTTTCCGGTACTATGCTG GTTGGGCAGATAAGATCCATGGTATGACCGTTCCGGCTGATGGGCAATATCATGTGCAAACATTGCACGAACCGATCGGTGTTGCTGGTCAGATCATTCCCTGGAATTTCCCTCTCCTCATGTTTGCTTGGAAGGTTGGACCGGCATTGGCCTGTGGCAATACAATTGTTCTCAAAACCGCTGAGCAGACACCATTGTCTGCTTTGTACGCAGCAAAACTATTTCATGAG GCTGGACTTCCTGAAGGTGTTTTGAATATGGTATCAGGCTTTGGTCCCACTGCTGGCGCTGCTCTTGCAAGTCACATGGATGTGGATAAG CTTGCCTTTACTGGTTCTACTGATACCGGGAAAGTTGTCCTTGAGCTAGCGGCTAGAAGCAATCTTAAGCCAGTAACTTTGGAGCTTGGTGGAAAATCTCCTTTTATTGTATGTGAGGATGCCGATGTAGATCAGGCGGTTGAGCTAGCACACTTTGCCTTATTCTTTAATCAg GGACAATGTTGCTGTGCTGGGTCTAGGACATATGTACATGAACGTGTATATGACGAGTTTGTAGAGAAAGCAAAGGCTCGTGCTTTGAAACGTATTGTTGGTGATCCATTCAAGAGTGGAATAGAGCAAGGTCCTCAG ATTGATTCTGAACAATTTGAGAAGATACTGAAGTATATCAGATCCGGCGTTCAAAGTGGAGCTACACTAGAAACCGGAGGAGATAGACTTGGCAGCAAGGGCTTCTATGTTCAGCCTACCGTCTTCTCAAATGTTGAG GATGGCATGCTGATTGCAAAGGAAGAAATATTTGGCCCGGTGCAATCCATACTAAAATTCAA GGACCTCGATGAGGTTATTGAAAGAGCGAACAACACGCGGTATGGACTGGCGGCAGGGGTGTTCACGAAGAACATAGACACGGCGAACACGCTGACGAGAGCGTTGAGAGTTGGAACAGTTTGGGTGAACTGCTTTGACACATTTGATGCAGCAATTCCATTTGGTGGTTACAAGATGAGTGGGCAGGGAAGGGAAAAGGGAGAGTACAGCCTCAAGAATTACTTGCAAGTCAAGGCAGTTGTTACCCCTTTGAAGAACCCTGCATGGCTTTAG
- the LOC107481310 gene encoding spermidine synthase 2: MASEVKRQRDHEEEEEDENGAPVSDGIGISSLIQGWFSEISPMWPGEAHSLKVEKVLFQGKSDYQNVMVFQSSSYGKVLVLDGVIQLTERDECAYQEMITHLPLCSIPNPKKVLVIGGGDGGVLREVSRHSSVEKIDICEIDKMVVDVSKQFFPDVAIGFDDPRVSLHIGDGVAFLKEAPEGTYDAVIVDSSDPIGPAQELFEKPFFELVAKALRPGGVVSTQAESIWLHMDIIESIVTNCSQTFKGSVNYAWTTVPTYPSGIIGFMLCSTEGPPVDFKHPVNPIDEKEFQKSVRPMKFYNSEIHTASFCLPSFARRKLVSKAK, translated from the exons ATGGCTTCGGAAGTGAAGAGGCAAAGAGAccacgaagaagaagaagaagacgagaACGGTGCCCCTGTCTCAGATGGAATTGGAATATCATCCCTCATTCAAGGCTGGTTCTCCGAAATTAGTCCAATGTGGCCTG GAGAAGCACACTCATTGAAAGTGGAAAAAGTTTTGTTTCAAGGCAAGTCTGATTACCAGAATGTCATGGTGTTCCAG TCATCATCATATGGAAAGGTTCTTGTTTTGGATGGAGTCATACAGCTCACTGAAAGGGACGAATGTGCCTACCAAGAAATGATCACTCATCTCCCTCTTTGCTCTATTCCAAATCCTAAAAAG GTCTTGGTTATTggtggaggagatggaggggtcTTGAGAGAAGTATCACGCCATTCATCAGTTGAAAAGATAGACATTTGCGAAATTGACAAGATGGTTGTTGAT GTCTCCAAGCAATTCTTCCCTGATGTAGCCATAGGTTTTGATGATCCCCGTGTGTCGCTTCATATTGGGGATG GAGTTGCATTCTTGAAGGAAGCTCCAGAAGGAACTTATGATGCAGTTATAGTTGATTCATCTGACCCTATTG GTCCTGCTCAAGAGCTTTTTGAGAAGCCCTTTTTCGAGTTGGTTGCTAAGGCTCTTCGGCCAGGAGGAGTTGTAAGTACTCAGGCAGAAAGTATATGGCTTCACATGGACATAATTGAGAGCATTGTCACCAATTGTAGCCAGACTTTCAAAGGCTCTGTCAACTATGCTTGGACCACAGTTCCTACATACCCAAG cGGAATAATTGGTTTTATGCTTTGCTCAACTGAGGGACCACCTGTGGATTTCAAGCATCCAGTGAATCCCATAGATGAAAAAGAGTTTCAGAAGTCAGTAAGACCAATGAAATTTTACAACTCTGAG ATTCATACAGCATCTTTCTGTTTGCCATCTTTTGCTAGGAGGAAGCTTGTTTCCAAAGCAAAATGA
- the LOC107481309 gene encoding serine/arginine-rich splicing factor RSZ21 isoform X1, producing MARVYIGNLDPRVSERDLEDEFRLFGVLRSVWVARRPPGYAFIEFDDRRDALDAIHALDGKNGWRVELSHNSKGGGRGGRGRGSDDLKCYECGEPGHFARECRLRVGSRGLGSGRRRSPSPYYRRRRSPSYGYGRRSVSPRGRRSPKRRSISPPYRGRSYSRSPPYRHARRDSPYANGD from the exons ATGGCTCGGGTCTATATTGGGAATCTGGACCCTCGTGTGTCTGAGAGGGATCTCGAAGATGAATTTCGTTTATTTGGTGTTCTTCGGAG TGTCTGGGTTGCTCGTAGACCGCCCGGATATGCATTCATCGAGTTTGATGATAGGAGGGATGCACTTGACGCAATTCATGCCTTGGATG GGAAAAATGGGTGGCGCGTAGAGCTTTCTCATAATTCTAAGGGAGGAGGCCGTGGTGGGCGTGGGCGTGGAAGTGATGACCTGAAATGTTATGAATGTGGTGAACCTGGACATTTTGCAAGGGAGTGTCGCTTGCGCGTTGGTTCACGTGGCCTGGGTAGTGGAAGGAGGCGAAGTCCAAGTCCTTATTATAGGCGTCGCAGAAGTCCAAGTTATGGGTATGGCCGCAG GAGTGTTAGTCCTCGTGGGAGAAGATCTCCAAAGAGACGTAGCATATCACCTCCTTATCGGGGTCGCAGCTACAGCAGGTCCCCTCCATACCGACATGCTCGCCGTGATTCACCTTATGCCAATGG AGATTGA
- the LOC107481309 gene encoding serine/arginine-rich splicing factor RSZ21 isoform X2 codes for MARVYIGNLDPRVSERDLEDEFRLFGVLRSVWVARRPPGYAFIEFDDRRDALDAIHALDGKNGWRVELSHNSKGGGRGGRGRGSDDLKCYECGEPGHFARECRLRVGSRGLGSGRRRSPSPYYRRRRSPSYGSVSPRGRRSPKRRSISPPYRGRSYSRSPPYRHARRDSPYANGD; via the exons ATGGCTCGGGTCTATATTGGGAATCTGGACCCTCGTGTGTCTGAGAGGGATCTCGAAGATGAATTTCGTTTATTTGGTGTTCTTCGGAG TGTCTGGGTTGCTCGTAGACCGCCCGGATATGCATTCATCGAGTTTGATGATAGGAGGGATGCACTTGACGCAATTCATGCCTTGGATG GGAAAAATGGGTGGCGCGTAGAGCTTTCTCATAATTCTAAGGGAGGAGGCCGTGGTGGGCGTGGGCGTGGAAGTGATGACCTGAAATGTTATGAATGTGGTGAACCTGGACATTTTGCAAGGGAGTGTCGCTTGCGCGTTGGTTCACGTGGCCTGGGTAGTGGAAGGAGGCGAAGTCCAAGTCCTTATTATAGGCGTCGCAGAAGTCCAAGTTATGG GAGTGTTAGTCCTCGTGGGAGAAGATCTCCAAAGAGACGTAGCATATCACCTCCTTATCGGGGTCGCAGCTACAGCAGGTCCCCTCCATACCGACATGCTCGCCGTGATTCACCTTATGCCAATGG AGATTGA
- the LOC107481308 gene encoding putative potassium transporter 12: MKVDRIEESSGSVRLLARKGSNSSGGSSESSRWVDGSEVVDWDEVPPWSRLHDSDGREGYGTTIRRRLVKKPKRVDSFDVEAMEIGGAHGHHTKDMTLWPTLLLAFKTLGVVYGDMGTSPLYVFSDVFSKVPIESDVDVLGALSLVMYTIALVPLAKYVFIVLKANDNGEGGTFALYSLICRYANVNMLPNRQQADEHISSFKLKLPTPELERALKIKETLERRATLKNILLVLVLLGTSMIIGDGILTPAISVMSAISGLQGQVKGFGTGALVGVSIAVLVALFSIQRFGTSKVGFMFAPVLALWFFSLGSIGLYNIFNYDVTVLRAINPAYVYYFFNKNGKGAWSALGGCVLCITGAEAMFADLGHFSVPAIQIAFTSVVFPCLLLAYMGQAAYLMKNPHSYSRIFYDSVPESLFWPVFVVATLAAMIASQAMISATFSCVKQSMALGCFPRLKIIHTSRKFMGQIYIPVMNWFLMIMCIIVVSIFQSTTDIANAYGIAEVGVMMVSTALVTLVMLLIWQTNLFLALCFPLLFGSVELIYMSAVLSKLFEGGWLPLAFATFFLSVMYTWNYGSVLKYRSEVREKVSSDLMLDLGSNLGTLRVPGIGLLYNELVQGIPSIFLQFLLSLPAIHSTIVFVCIKYVPIPVVPQEERFLFRRVCPKDYHMFRCVARYGYKDVRKEDHHAFEQLLIESLEKFLRREAQEAALELEGALTEETDNVSVKSMDTEHHPDTDELRIPLMQGQNLEGEGTTSTSKEPASLALPLALPSSYMSSSAEDPGLEYELSALREAMESGCTYLLGHGDVRAKKNSFFFKKLVINYFYGFLRKNCRGGTANMKVPHTNIIQVGMTYMV; this comes from the exons ATGAAGGTGGATAGGATTGAGGAGAGTAGTGGGAGTGTGAGGTTGTTGGCAAGAAAAGGGAGCAACAGCAGTGGTGGGAGcagtgaatcttcaaggtgggTTGATGGCAGTGAAGTGGTGGATTGGGATGAGGTTCCTCCATGGTCAAGGCTCCATGATAGTGATGGTAGAGAAGGGTATGGAACAACAATTAGGAGGAGGCTTGTTAAGAAGCCCAAAAGGGTTGATTCATTTGATGTTGAAGCCATGGAAATTGGTGGAGCTCATGGTCACCACACTAag GATATGACCCTTTGGCCCACCCTTCTATTAGCATTTAAGACTCTTGGTGTTGTATATGGCGATATGGGAACAAGTCCTCTATATGTTTTTTCTGATGTCTTCAGCAAGGTTCCAATTGAATCAGATGTTGATGTCTTGGGGGCTTTATCATTGGTAATGTACACAATAGCTCTTGTTCCACTAGCCAAGTATGTTTTTATAGTGCTCAAAGCAAATGATAATGGAGAAG GAGGAACGTTTGCGCTATACTCGCTGATTTGTAGGTATGCAAATGTGAATATGCTACCAAATCGTCAACAAGCTGACGAGCACATATCTAGTTTTAAGCTCAAACTGCCTACTCCAGAGCTAGAAAGGGCTTTGAAAATAAAGGAGACCTTGGAAAGAAGAGCaactttgaaaaatattttgttggttttggttttgttgGGAACTTCCATGATTATTGGAGATGGTATTCTAACCCCAGCAATATCAG TAATGTCTGCCATAAGTGGTCTACAAGGTCAAGTAAAAGGATTTGGTACAG GTGCTTTGGTTGGTGTTTCAATTGCAGTCCTAGTAGCTTTGTTCAGCATCCAACGTTTTGGTACCAGTAAAGTGGGTTTCATGTTTGCTCCAGTTCTTGCTTTATGGTTCTTTTCTCTGGGTTCTATTGGACTATATaacatatttaattatgatGTCACGGTTCTGAGAGCTATCAATCCAGCTTATGTATATTATTTCTTCAATAAAAATGGCAAAGGTGCATGGTCAGCTCTTGGTGGTTGTGTTTTGTGTATTACag GTGCAGAAGCAATGTTTGCAGACCTGGGTCATTTTTCTGTACCAGCAATACAG ATTGCTTTCACTAGTGTGGTATTTCCTTGTCTTCTCCTAGCTTATATGGGCCAAGCTGCTTATTTGATGAAGAATCCCCATTCTTATTCAAGGATATTCTATGATTCTGTTCCAG AAAGTCTCTTCTGGCCAGTGTTTGTTGTAGCCACACTAGCTGCTATGATTGCCAGTCAAGCAATGATATCGGCTACATTTTCGTGTGTAAAGCAATCTATGGCTTTAGGATGCTTCCCCAGGCTCAAGATAATTCATACCTCGAGAAAGTTCATGGGACAAATTTACATCCCTGTAATGAACTGGTTTCTAATGATCATGTGCATAATTGTTGTTTCAATCTTCCAAAGCACTACTGATATTGCAAATGCATATG GCATTGCTGAAGTTGGTGTCATGATGGTTAGCACTGCCTTGGTGACACTTGTAATGCTTCTGATTTGGCAGACTAATCTGTTTTTGGCGCTGTGTTTCCCATTACTATTTGGTTCCGTGGAGCTGATTTACATGTCTGCTGTCCTCTCGAAGCTCTTTGAAGGCGGCTGGCTTCCTCTTGCCTTtgctactttcttcctctccGTGATGTACACGTGGAACTATGGCAGTGTATTGAAGTACCGGAGCGAAGTCAGAGAGAAAGTCTCATcagacttgatgcttgatcttggCTCCAATCTTGGAACACTAAGAGTTCCCGGAATTGGATTGTTATATAATGAGCTTGTCCAAGGCATTCCCTCCATTTTCTTGCAGTTCTTGCTAAGCCTTCCTGCTATTCACTCTACCATAGTTTTTGTCTGCATTAAATATGTTCCAATCCCTGTGGTTCCTCAGGAGGAAAGGTTTCTGTTTCGAAGAGTTTGCCCGAAAGATTACCATATGTTCCGGTGTGTTGCAAGGTATGGTTACAAAGATGTAAGGAAAGAAGATCACCACGCATTCGAGCAACTTCTCATTGAGAGCCTTGAGAAATTCTTGAGAAGGGAAGCTCAAGAAGCTGCCTTGGAATTGGAGGGTGCATTAACCGAAGAAACGGATAATGTCTCAGTGAAATCAATGGATACTGAACATCATCCTGATACAGATGAGCTTCGGATTCCACTTATGCAAGGTCAAAATTTAGAAGGAGAAGGAACTACTTCTACCTCTAAGGAACCTGCATCATTAGCATTGCCATTAGCATTACCTTCCAGTTATATGTCATCTTCGGCCGAAGATCCTGGTCTCGAGTATGAGCTCTCGGCCCTAAGAGAAGCAATGGAATCAGGATGCACCTATTTGCTTGGACATGGAGATGTGAGGGCAAAGAAGAACTCTTTCTTCTTTAAGAAGTTAGTGATAAACTATTTCTATGGATTTCTTAGGAAGAACTGCAGAGGCGGCACGGCAAACATGAAAGTCCCTCACACCAATATCATTCAAGTTGGGATGACATATATGGTCTGA